A stretch of the Methanobacterium veterum genome encodes the following:
- a CDS encoding DUF2254 family protein, producing MFFLARLSLSLRIYFLVSGSLILISSFILYYFSPAFIYKSIESTRFVLSTLVESEATVIAIVITLTLVVLQLTASSYSTRVIDIFEDSPSIWLIVGIYIIAIGYGLTVLNAIDAIHASGILNFEISVWVAYFLGIFAFGALIPYLLGSLEIMKSSTVVDRFAERITNENILAGVQESEKIVGADSNDISYSYIYSDIMRPVIDTESDPVQPVIDIIHSSMMKYDYGTMRYGLNVLENYMMATLKNGKFEREEGIVVKHIFTHLERVGKLAASRDDEDSVMEVIITIYLIGKTAMENKIESVVGEAVNSIKNIARLAINREMVDIRAAATDLIGEIGRWTAQNELDFATSVAVNSLGIIAIDAAKHAQRGLEETVWMGGTIYGIGKLAITQKLDQSVSSAVNSMGNMGRYTARNDLPKTTIRIVNYLSNLGTAALESEFSKNTNDVAEYLWEIGRIAVWSELSVLAAHSILKHAKESLENIRKRAKELGVKETSLAAQSSLEKINKIIKEKSIHDGEKVMYKKKLD from the coding sequence TTGTTCTTCTTAGCTAGATTATCCCTGAGTTTAAGAATATATTTCTTGGTTTCAGGTTCTTTAATACTGATATCATCTTTTATTTTGTATTATTTCTCGCCAGCATTCATCTATAAATCTATTGAAAGCACTAGATTTGTTTTGTCTACTCTTGTTGAAAGTGAAGCCACCGTCATAGCTATAGTCATAACATTAACACTCGTTGTTCTCCAGTTAACTGCTTCTTCTTATTCAACTAGGGTTATAGATATATTTGAGGATTCTCCATCAATCTGGCTGATTGTGGGAATTTATATTATTGCTATTGGCTATGGATTAACAGTTTTAAATGCTATAGATGCTATTCATGCAAGTGGTATTTTAAATTTTGAGATTAGTGTTTGGGTTGCTTATTTTCTTGGTATTTTTGCATTTGGTGCTTTAATACCTTATTTGTTAGGATCTCTTGAGATTATGAAGTCTTCAACAGTAGTAGATAGGTTTGCTGAAAGGATAACAAATGAAAACATTTTAGCCGGTGTTCAAGAATCTGAAAAAATTGTTGGCGCTGATTCAAATGATATTAGCTATTCTTACATTTATTCAGATATAATGAGGCCGGTTATTGACACTGAAAGTGATCCAGTTCAACCTGTAATTGATATTATACACAGCTCAATGATGAAATATGATTATGGAACAATGAGGTATGGATTGAATGTACTTGAAAATTATATGATGGCTACACTTAAAAATGGAAAATTTGAGCGGGAAGAGGGCATAGTAGTAAAGCACATATTTACTCATCTGGAAAGGGTTGGAAAGTTAGCAGCAAGCCGTGATGACGAAGATTCTGTTATGGAAGTAATAATTACTATCTATTTAATTGGAAAAACGGCCATGGAAAATAAGATTGAGAGTGTGGTGGGTGAAGCAGTTAATTCCATTAAAAATATTGCTAGGCTGGCTATAAATCGAGAAATGGTTGATATAAGAGCAGCGGCAACTGATTTAATAGGGGAAATTGGCAGATGGACTGCTCAAAATGAACTTGATTTTGCAACCAGCGTAGCGGTTAATTCACTGGGAATTATTGCTATAGATGCAGCTAAACATGCTCAACGTGGATTGGAAGAAACAGTTTGGATGGGGGGAACTATCTACGGAATTGGGAAGTTGGCAATAACTCAAAAATTGGATCAGTCGGTTTCCAGTGCAGTAAATTCCATGGGAAATATGGGAAGATATACGGCAAGAAATGATCTCCCTAAGACTACCATAAGGATAGTGAATTATCTCTCTAATTTGGGCACAGCTGCTCTAGAATCTGAATTTAGCAAAAATACAAATGACGTGGCTGAATATTTGTGGGAAATTGGGAGAATAGCTGTATGGAGTGAATTAAGTGTTTTGGCTGCTCATAGTATATTAAAACATGCCAAAGAATCCCTTGAAAATATAAGAAAAAGAGCAAAAGAACTGGGAGTTAAAGAAACAAGCTTAGCCGCTCAGTCTTCCTTAGAAAAGATTAACAAAATAATAAAGGAAAAAAGTATTCATGATGGAGAAAAGGTAATGTATAAAAAAAAATTAGATTGA
- a CDS encoding Mur ligase family protein, with protein sequence MKEQEFKAVVIGGCGTVGSLMARVLKDNGVDVTVSDLSTDSPQINILEEEGIKLNLGEHDENILKNVDVIVVAPSLLQNSKLIGKIKSVTDADIISADEILSTCKVSKPVVGITGTNGKTTTTWMLKNILNLSGYRTPEHKLKMQGNTELIPSFQARLDGDIAVLEIGTHGNPDEIKNCALKSEVGIGIITNISKDHLSGSHNFQDYINCKREIVDVARCLIFNADDPVVTGFSNDTSHKVFFYGIEGIDSEIEAYPETRECPLCGKELEYSLHYLGHLGVYKCSCGFKRKEPDVKAFDVKNNSFKLVIGSNTAEVKLKQAGIHNVYNALAAASGASALNIDFDDIVRGIESFEGVKGRFQKVNIGKQVIIDYAHNPAGVKAIIQTLIREKPETSRLIVVNTVSSESGITGDIEIAKILKDADVIVVASNASRKASSKINVDNYVILTESSKKASKIGTLGASRAQVEESLNLAVNEAKKEDIILIIGEGGVKYSSEILGKFKN encoded by the coding sequence ATGAAAGAACAAGAATTCAAAGCAGTAGTTATCGGCGGCTGCGGAACTGTCGGGAGTTTAATGGCAAGAGTTTTAAAGGATAACGGTGTCGACGTCACTGTATCTGATCTTTCAACAGACAGTCCACAGATAAATATCCTTGAAGAAGAGGGGATAAAACTCAATCTTGGAGAACATGACGAAAACATCCTAAAAAATGTAGATGTAATTGTAGTTGCTCCAAGCTTACTTCAAAATAGCAAATTGATTGGAAAAATAAAGAGCGTTACAGACGCAGATATAATAAGTGCAGATGAGATTTTAAGCACATGTAAAGTGAGTAAACCTGTGGTTGGAATAACAGGTACCAACGGAAAGACCACCACAACATGGATGCTCAAAAATATATTAAATCTCAGTGGATATAGAACTCCTGAACATAAACTGAAGATGCAGGGAAACACGGAATTAATACCCTCTTTTCAGGCAAGACTTGACGGAGATATCGCTGTTTTAGAGATAGGTACTCATGGAAATCCTGATGAAATTAAAAACTGTGCCCTTAAATCTGAAGTAGGCATAGGGATTATAACTAATATTTCTAAGGATCATTTAAGTGGATCCCATAACTTCCAGGATTATATAAACTGCAAAAGAGAGATCGTAGATGTTGCCCGCTGTTTAATTTTTAATGCAGATGACCCTGTGGTAACTGGTTTTAGTAACGATACCTCTCATAAAGTCTTTTTTTATGGAATTGAAGGTATAGATTCGGAAATAGAAGCTTATCCTGAAACAAGAGAATGTCCTCTATGCGGAAAAGAACTGGAATATTCCCTGCATTATTTAGGTCATCTTGGAGTTTATAAATGTTCTTGCGGATTTAAACGTAAAGAACCTGATGTTAAAGCTTTTGATGTAAAGAATAATTCTTTTAAACTTGTTATAGGATCAAATACTGCAGAAGTTAAACTCAAACAGGCAGGTATTCACAATGTTTACAATGCCCTTGCCGCAGCAAGCGGAGCTTCAGCACTTAATATTGATTTCGATGATATTGTGAGAGGTATTGAATCTTTTGAAGGGGTAAAAGGGCGATTTCAGAAAGTAAATATTGGAAAGCAGGTAATAATAGATTATGCCCATAATCCTGCGGGTGTTAAAGCAATAATTCAAACTTTAATCCGAGAAAAACCAGAAACCTCAAGATTAATCGTTGTAAATACTGTATCCTCTGAAAGTGGAATTACTGGAGATATAGAAATAGCAAAAATATTAAAAGATGCAGATGTTATAGTAGTAGCATCGAATGCTAGTAGAAAAGCTTCATCTAAGATTAATGTTGATAACTATGTTATACTGACAGAATCTAGTAAAAAGGCCTCTAAAATAGGAACTTTAGGTGCAAGCAGGGCACAGGTAGAAGAGAGCTTAAATTTGGCAGTGAATGAAGCGAAAAAAGAAGATATCATTCTGATAATAGGGGAAGGGGGAGTTAAATATTCTTCAGAAATACTTGGGAAATTCAAAAATTAA
- a CDS encoding Mur ligase family protein → MKVAVVGLGTEGKNAVKSLINYGYKVYASDMQKNVELKHNSAMDLDLGYHDFDKINSADAVVLSPSLWSSKIGEKIRSHKKSLSDILADHKSIFTIGVTGTNGKTTTCFMIKEILEKAGFNVLIGGNAGGGFGGYTKLILETSKQKCDILIVEVCDMTLDFCSYAFDFDLIVVTNIGHDHMDFHNSLENYRNSLGRFLKGKTAILNGQDEFLSGIKDYPNETFFFGNGYRDLKLFGEFNLQNAAAAEKVAQFLEIPQGDIDDALSGFKGVNGRSETLNLSGCNFVVGKTDNVDATAAVLNELKFDVAIIGTPRKNETCRYEILKEVVKVNPETIVLFPGLDNTTDIAFEKLKNEGYNGTVKIMKDTADVVDFAVECSDKCKNIFIGGNGQTKLIEIQETLRRLTKDDTVIRGKKVLIIGAGNAGRPAAHLLNYLGNEVIISDIKEFEQLPKKARRRIEELKEKGIAVELGSHVNEHAMWADVVFVSPNVPKNSEIRQFINECEENYEIMEIGTRDIGKMINSIIKIPMIGIAGTDGKTTTTNMTNYTLSDRYETLLFSSLQNSLVIEGLVDFIVENGTGNKDFAVFELPHGTIRMLDGLEICAGVLTNLTPDHMDEFNTYEEYVERNVAIKDLLHKNGILIANGDDPIISILAPKFDKEVIYYGFNEPRTVVCEGRTYPHKNNIDFDILAEDVELKGLYGSEFTIKTGVIPTVVCKNCGKVYCNCGNFERKYRDPCTMRIMLKSPGACNIENAMAAFAVDMILNFDLDYIKDKMESFSGVAGRFEKIDLINGINIFMDAAHNPEAAERLLDGLTLEGKLIISVDNPDTLTVRDKFKMGTVLGKYADVVIASAKNETTEVVDLEAAETVVDGADGIETYQTINIADSISKALEIAKEGDTIIHIGPGVVNAYDNVKSEIYKGIKEYKDKT, encoded by the coding sequence ATGAAAGTTGCAGTGGTCGGATTGGGAACAGAAGGTAAAAATGCTGTAAAATCCCTTATTAATTATGGATATAAAGTTTATGCTTCTGATATGCAAAAAAATGTGGAATTAAAACATAACTCTGCTATGGATCTTGATCTTGGATATCATGATTTTGATAAAATAAATTCTGCAGATGCAGTAGTTTTAAGTCCAAGCTTGTGGAGTAGTAAGATCGGCGAAAAAATAAGATCTCATAAGAAGTCTTTATCAGACATTCTGGCAGATCATAAATCTATTTTTACAATAGGAGTAACAGGAACCAATGGTAAAACAACTACCTGCTTTATGATTAAGGAAATACTTGAAAAAGCAGGTTTTAATGTACTCATCGGCGGAAATGCTGGTGGAGGATTTGGGGGATACACAAAACTTATACTGGAAACTTCTAAACAAAAATGTGACATTTTAATAGTTGAAGTTTGTGATATGACTCTTGATTTTTGTTCTTATGCCTTTGATTTTGACCTGATAGTTGTAACAAACATAGGGCATGATCACATGGATTTCCATAATTCTCTTGAGAATTATAGAAACTCGTTAGGTAGATTCTTAAAAGGGAAAACGGCTATATTAAATGGACAAGATGAATTTTTATCTGGAATTAAAGATTATCCTAATGAAACGTTCTTTTTTGGAAATGGATACAGAGATCTTAAACTGTTCGGTGAATTTAACCTTCAAAATGCTGCTGCTGCAGAAAAAGTTGCACAATTTTTAGAGATTCCACAAGGCGATATTGATGATGCGTTAAGTGGATTTAAAGGAGTTAATGGAAGATCAGAAACTCTTAATTTATCTGGATGTAATTTTGTGGTTGGAAAAACAGATAACGTTGATGCAACTGCAGCAGTGCTTAATGAGTTAAAATTTGATGTGGCTATAATTGGTACGCCCAGAAAGAATGAAACCTGTAGATATGAAATTTTAAAGGAAGTAGTCAAAGTTAATCCAGAAACTATAGTTTTATTTCCGGGATTAGACAATACAACAGATATTGCATTTGAAAAGTTAAAAAATGAAGGTTATAATGGAACTGTTAAAATAATGAAAGATACAGCCGACGTTGTTGACTTTGCAGTGGAGTGCAGTGACAAATGTAAAAATATATTTATAGGTGGAAATGGCCAAACTAAACTTATAGAAATACAGGAAACACTACGGAGATTAACAAAGGATGATACAGTGATTAGGGGCAAAAAAGTACTGATAATAGGCGCAGGAAACGCGGGAAGGCCTGCAGCACATCTTTTAAACTACCTTGGCAATGAGGTTATTATTTCGGATATTAAAGAATTTGAACAGCTGCCAAAAAAAGCCAGAAGAAGAATTGAAGAGCTAAAAGAAAAAGGAATAGCTGTAGAACTGGGATCCCATGTAAATGAACATGCAATGTGGGCGGATGTTGTTTTTGTTTCTCCAAATGTACCTAAAAATTCTGAAATTCGACAATTTATTAATGAGTGTGAAGAGAACTACGAAATCATGGAAATTGGTACAAGGGACATTGGAAAGATGATAAATTCTATTATAAAGATCCCTATGATTGGTATTGCTGGAACAGATGGTAAAACCACAACCACCAACATGACAAATTATACATTATCTGATAGATATGAAACATTACTTTTCTCATCCCTGCAGAACTCGCTTGTTATTGAGGGGCTAGTTGATTTTATAGTCGAAAACGGAACTGGAAATAAAGATTTTGCAGTTTTTGAACTTCCTCATGGTACTATAAGAATGTTAGACGGGCTTGAAATTTGTGCAGGGGTTTTAACTAACCTTACTCCAGATCATATGGATGAATTTAACACATATGAAGAATACGTGGAGAGAAATGTGGCTATAAAAGATTTACTCCATAAAAACGGGATTTTAATTGCAAATGGTGATGATCCAATCATAAGTATATTGGCCCCTAAATTTGATAAAGAAGTCATATATTATGGTTTTAATGAACCTAGAACAGTTGTATGTGAAGGTAGAACTTATCCTCATAAAAATAATATAGACTTTGATATATTAGCAGAGGATGTTGAGCTTAAAGGTCTTTATGGTTCAGAATTTACCATTAAAACTGGAGTTATTCCAACAGTGGTTTGTAAAAACTGTGGTAAAGTGTACTGTAACTGCGGTAACTTTGAAAGAAAGTATAGAGATCCATGTACTATGAGAATAATGCTTAAATCACCCGGCGCATGCAATATAGAAAATGCAATGGCTGCTTTTGCTGTAGATATGATTTTAAATTTTGATTTAGATTATATTAAAGATAAAATGGAAAGTTTTTCTGGAGTAGCTGGAAGATTTGAGAAAATTGACTTGATCAACGGCATAAATATATTCATGGATGCGGCTCACAATCCTGAAGCCGCAGAACGCCTTCTAGATGGTTTAACTCTTGAAGGAAAGCTTATAATATCTGTAGATAATCCAGATACACTTACAGTTCGTGATAAATTTAAGATGGGCACTGTGCTTGGAAAGTATGCTGATGTGGTTATTGCAAGCGCAAAAAATGAAACTACTGAAGTGGTAGATCTTGAAGCAGCGGAGACAGTGGTGGACGGAGCTGATGGTATAGAAACATACCAAACAATTAATATTGCAGATTCAATATCTAAAGCATTGGAAATTGCAAAAGAGGGAGATACAATAATCCATATAGGTCCCGGTGTCGTTAATGCATATGACAATGTAAAATCAGAGATATATAAAGGTATTAAAGAGTATAAAGATAAAACTTAA
- a CDS encoding phosphoglycolate phosphatase, whose protein sequence is MKAIAVDIDGTITDKNRKICVNAINALRKAEDAGYPVILVTGNVLCTAKMVSTMVGTSGGIVCENGGVVYTTKRNLILGDIKKCKPAYELLKSRYDVEKTEFSDLRSSEIAIKRTIDVNTVKETVKNFDVVVYDTKFAIHITDPLVNKGKSLKIIAEDMGITADEIIAIGDSENDLEFLEVAGFKVAVSNADDDLKENTDYVTKKAYGDGAAEAIEKFILNK, encoded by the coding sequence GTGAAAGCAATTGCTGTAGACATAGATGGTACGATTACTGATAAAAATCGGAAGATATGTGTAAATGCAATAAATGCACTGCGAAAAGCAGAAGATGCAGGTTATCCTGTTATATTAGTGACTGGAAATGTACTCTGCACAGCGAAAATGGTATCCACAATGGTAGGTACATCTGGCGGAATAGTATGTGAAAATGGCGGAGTTGTATATACCACAAAAAGAAATTTAATTCTTGGAGATATCAAAAAATGCAAACCTGCCTATGAACTATTAAAATCAAGGTATGATGTGGAAAAAACAGAATTTTCAGATCTTCGGTCATCTGAAATTGCGATAAAACGCACCATTGATGTAAATACTGTAAAAGAGACTGTAAAAAATTTTGATGTTGTGGTATATGACACTAAATTTGCAATACACATTACAGACCCCCTAGTTAATAAAGGAAAATCGCTTAAAATCATTGCAGAAGATATGGGCATAACCGCTGATGAAATAATTGCAATAGGCGACAGTGAAAACGATCTTGAATTCCTGGAGGTTGCAGGGTTCAAAGTTGCTGTTTCAAATGCAGATGATGATCTTAAAGAAAATACTGATTATGTAACAAAAAAGGCCTACGGTGATGGGGCTGCCGAAGCAATTGAAAAATTCATTTTAAATAAATAA
- a CDS encoding TldD/PmbA family protein: MINTAERALNLALKDSDYAEVYIEREKSIDVDIQRNEISFAKEEITYGLSVRVILRGKMGFSYTTNIDKIDETAKNAIFNAKSNIEDEYFDFAHESQYGQVKGTYDKKNEAMDIESSIDFAKAMIATVEEEKCEPTSGGFSAGKTESLILNSNGVNRKEIGTSFSGFIAVNAEKDGEISTAYEGDSSRLFDINPEWIADNACDIAKNSLNGQPVETKDMDVILDYRASAGLLGTFVGAFNADNVQRGRSIFADKIGNEVVSPSLSIYDDGTLEGGLASSISDGEGTPTQKTAVIQDGILKSFIYDIYTSKKGNTESTGNGMRSSFADMPSVGLSNFVLEFKDTLEIEDIKEGILVTDVLGAHTANPISGDFSVEANNAFKIENGEISYPVKKAMLSGNIFDVMKNASSGSKEIRQRGPFVIPRILAPNLRVVG; encoded by the coding sequence ATGATAAATACTGCAGAACGCGCATTAAATCTTGCTTTAAAAGATTCTGATTATGCAGAAGTGTATATAGAAAGAGAAAAAAGTATTGATGTAGACATCCAGAGAAATGAAATTAGTTTTGCAAAAGAAGAAATTACCTACGGATTAAGCGTAAGAGTAATTTTGAGAGGAAAAATGGGATTTTCTTATACAACTAATATTGATAAAATTGATGAAACCGCAAAGAATGCAATATTCAACGCGAAATCTAATATTGAAGATGAATATTTTGATTTTGCCCATGAATCCCAATATGGTCAAGTTAAAGGTACTTATGATAAAAAAAATGAAGCAATGGATATCGAAAGTTCCATAGATTTTGCAAAAGCTATGATAGCTACAGTTGAAGAAGAAAAATGTGAACCAACCTCCGGAGGATTTTCTGCAGGAAAAACAGAGAGTTTAATCCTAAATTCAAATGGTGTAAACCGCAAAGAAATAGGAACATCATTTTCAGGGTTTATAGCAGTAAATGCTGAAAAAGATGGAGAAATATCAACAGCATATGAAGGGGACTCATCAAGGCTCTTTGATATTAACCCTGAATGGATTGCAGATAATGCATGTGATATTGCAAAAAATTCTTTAAACGGCCAACCTGTAGAAACAAAAGATATGGATGTAATATTAGATTACCGTGCATCTGCAGGTCTTCTCGGGACATTTGTCGGTGCTTTTAATGCGGATAATGTTCAAAGAGGCAGGTCTATCTTTGCAGATAAAATAGGAAACGAAGTTGTTTCACCTTCATTAAGCATCTATGATGATGGTACACTTGAAGGAGGACTTGCTTCATCAATAAGTGATGGAGAAGGAACCCCTACCCAAAAAACTGCCGTAATTCAGGACGGAATCCTAAAAAGTTTCATTTATGACATATATACATCTAAAAAAGGAAACACAGAAAGTACAGGTAACGGTATGAGGTCTTCATTTGCAGATATGCCTTCAGTGGGCTTAAGTAATTTTGTTCTTGAATTTAAAGATACCCTTGAAATAGAAGATATTAAAGAAGGAATACTTGTTACAGATGTTTTAGGTGCACATACAGCCAACCCAATTTCAGGAGACTTTTCAGTTGAGGCCAACAATGCATTTAAAATAGAAAATGGAGAAATTAGTTACCCTGTTAAAAAAGCTATGCTATCTGGAAACATATTTGATGTCATGAAAAATGCATCAAGCGGTTCTAAAGAAATCAGACAACGCGGGCCTTTCGTTATTCCACGTATTCTAGCCCCAAATTTAAGAGTGGTAGGTTAA
- a CDS encoding LCP family protein, protein MKRWQKALIIIILILVSITAAILVEFELTDQQTGGKINILLLGRDAQNSIYSGNTDSITILSIDKNTKKVSLLSIPRDSKVDIPGHGMDKINAAYGYGGINLTTTTVENFLNIHIDYYVVIDFEEFKSIVDALGGININVEPQIAAYRPELAPAGVHKLNGDQTLLYARFRQDSKGDMGRVQRHQKIIAEIIRESLETSNLPKLPSILSQLSENTHTNVPIYDSVRLGKLLLDFDINDAPTEIITGKSQRVNGIYYLIPDKTDAEKKVTELGLRD, encoded by the coding sequence ATGAAAAGGTGGCAAAAAGCTCTTATAATTATAATATTGATATTAGTTTCAATTACTGCAGCTATCCTGGTTGAATTTGAACTTACAGATCAGCAAACCGGCGGTAAGATAAATATACTGTTATTGGGTAGAGATGCTCAAAATTCAATTTATTCAGGTAATACTGACTCCATAACAATTCTTTCTATTGATAAGAACACAAAAAAAGTTTCCCTTCTTTCTATCCCTCGAGATAGTAAAGTAGACATACCTGGACATGGTATGGATAAGATCAATGCTGCCTATGGTTATGGTGGAATTAACTTGACAACCACTACTGTAGAAAATTTCTTGAACATACATATAGATTATTATGTTGTGATAGACTTTGAAGAGTTCAAAAGTATTGTGGATGCTCTGGGCGGAATTAATATCAATGTCGAACCACAAATCGCTGCTTATAGGCCGGAATTAGCACCCGCAGGTGTACATAAACTTAATGGAGATCAAACCTTGCTTTATGCACGTTTTAGGCAGGACAGTAAAGGAGACATGGGGAGAGTGCAGAGACATCAAAAAATTATTGCAGAAATTATCAGGGAATCATTAGAAACTTCTAATTTACCTAAATTACCTTCTATTTTAAGTCAGTTGAGTGAAAATACCCATACAAATGTCCCCATTTATGACTCAGTAAGGCTTGGAAAACTCCTTCTAGACTTTGACATAAATGATGCTCCGACTGAGATAATTACTGGGAAAAGCCAGCGTGTTAATGGAATATATTACCTTATTCCAGACAAGACTGACGCTGAGAAGAAAGTAACTGAATTGGGCTTGAGGGACTAA
- a CDS encoding nucleotidyltransferase family protein: MVSAIITAAGKNRRMREDFRSRGMEIRHKLLLNFCGNPIILQTLQNTLNAGVDECIVVLGHFSDEIISVLDEFDDERVKIVINPEVNVELSESLLNGVKKAEDDFCLCVAADQPTVSSETFKNIINGISHSSEPRNTVSILARGKSGYLDTAEGLGMPFACHTNILKKYLTGNKDNLNPILRKILKEGAIFYGVPPKDDLELVNINRYDDYLGCEK; encoded by the coding sequence ATGGTATCAGCAATTATAACTGCGGCAGGTAAAAATAGACGAATGAGGGAAGATTTTAGATCTCGTGGGATGGAAATTCGGCACAAACTTCTCCTTAATTTTTGTGGAAATCCAATAATATTACAAACACTTCAAAATACATTAAATGCAGGTGTCGACGAATGTATCGTTGTTTTAGGGCATTTCAGCGATGAAATAATATCAGTACTGGATGAATTTGATGATGAAAGAGTTAAAATAGTTATAAATCCTGAAGTTAATGTTGAATTATCGGAATCTCTTTTAAATGGAGTTAAAAAGGCTGAAGATGATTTCTGCCTTTGTGTTGCAGCGGATCAACCTACAGTATCATCTGAAACTTTTAAAAATATTATAAATGGGATATCTCATAGTTCAGAACCTAGAAATACAGTTTCAATTCTTGCAAGGGGAAAATCCGGATATTTGGATACTGCCGAAGGTCTTGGCATGCCCTTTGCATGCCATACAAATATTTTAAAAAAATATTTAACTGGAAATAAAGATAATTTAAACCCAATTTTGAGAAAAATACTTAAAGAAGGGGCTATTTTTTATGGAGTTCCTCCAAAGGATGATCTGGAACTTGTAAACATTAATAGGTATGATGATTATTTGGGATGTGAAAAATGA
- the hypD gene encoding hydrogenase formation protein HypD, with product MKNLSKEIVERIENISRPVKIMHVCGSHEHTIMQHGIRSLIPKEVEIVAGPGGPVCCVPSIEVDECLYLARKGVTIATFGDMLRVPGTTGTLADAKAEGADVRIVYGINNAVEIAEKIDNDVVFMAAGFETTAPTTAAEIVAGLPKNLSILSCHRLIPPALKFLIESGEVNLNALIEPGHVSTIIGTEPYELFSKKYGIPQVVAGFNPFDILIAIYMILKQMDEGKAVVQNEYKRAVREEGNIKAQKLMDEVFYIKDKEWRGFPEIPNSTYEIKDEFADSNARERFDIKVEQGEKVPTGCICGPILRGIARPEQCKLFRKECNPMNPIGACMVSKEGTCNIAFRYGSGL from the coding sequence ATGAAAAATCTATCCAAAGAAATAGTAGAACGCATTGAAAACATTTCAAGGCCCGTTAAAATAATGCACGTATGTGGCTCCCATGAACATACTATAATGCAGCATGGAATAAGATCATTGATTCCAAAAGAAGTAGAAATAGTGGCAGGGCCGGGGGGTCCTGTTTGTTGTGTACCTTCAATAGAAGTTGATGAATGCCTGTACCTTGCACGAAAAGGCGTTACCATTGCAACATTTGGAGATATGCTGAGGGTTCCCGGAACAACAGGGACACTTGCAGACGCAAAGGCCGAAGGTGCAGACGTAAGAATAGTTTATGGGATAAACAATGCGGTTGAAATTGCAGAAAAGATTGATAACGATGTCGTATTCATGGCAGCCGGTTTTGAAACTACTGCACCTACCACTGCAGCAGAAATAGTTGCAGGGCTTCCGAAAAACCTTTCAATTTTATCCTGTCACAGGTTAATACCTCCTGCACTCAAATTTTTAATTGAATCAGGAGAAGTAAACTTAAATGCCCTTATAGAACCAGGTCATGTTTCAACAATAATAGGTACAGAACCATATGAACTATTTTCTAAAAAATATGGTATTCCTCAAGTTGTTGCAGGATTTAATCCATTTGACATACTGATTGCAATTTATATGATATTAAAACAGATGGATGAAGGCAAAGCCGTAGTTCAAAATGAGTATAAACGAGCTGTTAGAGAAGAAGGAAATATAAAAGCCCAAAAACTTATGGATGAAGTTTTCTATATTAAAGACAAAGAATGGAGAGGTTTTCCAGAAATTCCTAATTCTACATATGAAATAAAGGATGAATTCGCAGATTCCAACGCAAGGGAAAGATTCGATATCAAAGTAGAGCAGGGTGAAAAAGTCCCAACTGGCTGCATATGTGGTCCAATTTTGAGGGGAATTGCAAGACCAGAGCAGTGCAAACTTTTCAGGAAAGAATGCAATCCTATGAACCCAATCGGCGCATGTATGGTCAGTAAAGAAGGAACATGCAACATAGCATTTAGATATGGATCAGGATTATAG